In the genome of Arabidopsis thaliana chromosome 4, partial sequence, the window CATAATAACTAATGACCTACcaacttcatcatcttccactAATCTACCGAGTAACATGTTAGGATTTAGCCAAATGTCATTTCCTTAGTTTTGGTTACAACcacaataaaaattattatagtaccctatatatatattatcattcAACCGTAGAACATGCACAACGTTGACAAAATACCCCAAAAATGTCATTTCCTTTGTTTTACTCTTATTTTCTAAACAGGTGATTTTGGATTAAAGGTTacttaattttggattttattatAATCGTCATGTAAATTTTCTAATGgtcaagagaagaagacttcaACGAGAAACGACTTTTTTGGcattgaccaacaaaaaagtGCCACTAAACTACCATCATGGGAGTAATTACAAAAGCTTTGCGTAGTCAAACATTCGGACatcaaagacaaaaagtaCACAATATAACAATTTTAGGTGgaaaaaacaaccaaaaacaaaaatttgacgCGTTTTCTTGTTAACAGGAGTATTGGTTAATACTTAATAGCTTTAACTATGCattgtaaaaataaatcataaaaggATCAATGACGATCttgattgtttagaaaaaaaaattatttcaaaaagatttattttttaggttttcaatGCAATAGTTATTagttataattgataaattgtaaactttaatacaaattattgaatatcattggtttagagttattgaaaattgtaaatcacaAAGAACAATAcatttaaaaacaacatttaatatgttttcttaatatttgtgtttttcctaaaagattaaacaaaaaagaacagaaagaatatgaaataagaaaaaatgcactagctttttttgtttgagttaaaAAGGACTATATTTATTAAGAGGTAAATAGTATATcatttttacatgttttaacGCTATGTAAACGTGATTAAGTTACTTGttatcaaataatcaaaattttatgattttcatgtttttgaaaaatgatatTGCCGTATACTGTGAATGTGTAAAAATATAggtgaaaaaaacaaacgcCAACAATCTATTATGCTTAATAATGACTCATATATAAGAATAGTTTGCTCATTTCTTATGCTTTGTTAATTGTTGTTGTATGCTAAGAGAGGATTGATGTTTCTAGTGATGTGCTAGGAATGTTCTCATGTATAGGATGTATCGGATCTTGAGGTTAAGAAATAGAGATTCACATTTCCATTCTTAACACAACATAAATAAGGATTAAGGCTAATGAAAAAGAGTTCACATATTACacattttactaattaatCATGGTGATTAGATAAAGGTAACAACTAAAAGTCATTTTAACCGCACTCAATATTACGAGCTTGTTAGAACACTGTAACACAAGTGTTCTCTTCCAGTTTATCAATGGAGGAAACTGGTAAAATCCCATGGacgatcttcttctctcatccTCTGTTCTCTTGTTTCATTTCACTCTACActatatttcttctttatttcccTCAAGATTCTCTTCGAATTCTTATTTCCCATGTCCCTCTCCTCATCGGAGCTTTCTTAATCTCCTGCCTCCATCTCGGGTCGACCCGGAAATCCATTGCCCGACCCGGAAGCAATGAGGATTCGATAGGACCTGAACTCAAAACGGGTCTCGGTTTAAACCCGGATTTTATGGAATGGAACTTTAAATTGGGAGCTCCATTGGAAGTTAttcacaaagaagaagaagaacagtcGATGACGGGTGTAAAAGATCCGACCCGGTTCGTGATGATCAAGAGGTTTCCATCGTTATCGATGTTTAACCCGGAATCTGATTCCGAATTGGACCGCGATTTCCCGGTTATGAGTGAAAATGATCCAACCCGGTTCGTGAGGCTGGAAAGGTCAATTAAACCGGAATCTGATATGGATTACGACTCCGAATTGGACAACAATTTGGTTATTGATGTAAAAGATCGAACTCGGTTCGTGAAGGTGGAGATATTCCCATCGTTGTCAATCTTTAAACCGGATTCGAATTCCGGTTCGCCGGAGAAATTGCGTTGtatatacgaaatcaaaaCGGAAACGCTTTTTGTAGTTTTATATTCCTGGAGAACAATATTCTAACAACTTGTTTTGGCAGCAATATTCTGATTTCTGAGTATAATTTGATTCGTCAagtaaaatctaattttataattctCAACAAACAAACTCGAATTTGATTTCTCTAATGTGTAATGTCGTCACGATTTACGTATAACATATTAAAAGTTGTcgacaaagaaaatgaaatacatTTCCACCAAATATAATAAGTAACAACATGGTCAGATTCAGAGAGGACGATCTGGCTTGGCCACCAAGATTGTTTGACAAGTATTTATTTAACTACTATACTTTCTCTTCcacaatattaataatgttttaaatgtCATTATTAATACGTGACGAAACTGTAGCTctgaaataaatatattaacaaaacaaataaatattctcAACCAATCATAACCtcgtatttgtttttgtttccatttaaattttattttgactcGACTTTTACACGCATGCCACGTGGTCAACCAAAACGTATGACAAACTCTACTTCTCCACCGTCACAATCATCTCCTGGCCCCCTctagatctctctctcttttcctccTTAGATTAAAATTTCTCCAGGTTTCTTGGCGTTACTGTGTgaaaaattcttcttcttcttcttctcagcgATTGAATCGAACCAAGAGCGAAAATGAGAAATTTCAGTGTCTTCGAGAGATTCTCTAAAGCTTTTAAAGATCATCCTTCTCTCACCAGGATTCTCGTCGTCTCCACGATCAggtcttcatcttcttcaaaaacGATTCTCGTagctctctgtttttttcttgtttctctgttGTTGAAACCTTTCAATTCTCTACCTGGAAACGTACGAACAACAAATTCTCCAGGGAAAACTATCTGTTGAATAGATTCTTTAGGTTGTATCATTTACGCAACACTTGCTTTTGTTAAATTCTGAATCTCCCAGTTTATTTCAGGAAGAACGCGTTTCATAATCTGATTCGATGAAACTCAATCATCTGGATTTTGCAAATTTCGTTTTACTGTTTTTGCTTATATGTCCTGGATCTTAGAGTACTGGATCTCTGATTATTTGATTGTGtagtttttaaggttttgttgTGATCTGTGTTGACTGATGTGAGATTCTGTGTATTGTTATAGTGGTGGTGGACTTATAGCGTATTCTGAGGCAAACGCATCTTATGGAGCAAATGGTGGTGCTGTTGTTGAAACTggaaccaagaagaagaaggtggtgCTGCTCGGAACTGGATGGGCTGGAACTAGTTTCTTGAAGAATTTGAACAATTCTCAATATGAGGTTCAGATTATATCGCCTCGGAACTACTTTGCTTTCACTCCTTTACTACCTAGTGTTACTTGTGGAACTGTTGAAGCTCGTAGTGTTGTTGAGCCTATTCGAAACATTGGAAGAAAGGTAATTCTGCTGTAAATATGGCTAACTCTAAATGGAAATTTTGGTTGAAAAAATAGCTAATGCACATTCGTTTTCCTGCCTTGACAAATAGAAGAATGTTGATACTTCTTACTTGGAGGCAGAATGTTTCAAAATTGATCCAGCTAGCAAGAAGGTTTACTGCCGATCCAAACAAGGCCTTAGTTCAAATGGAAAGAAAGAATTTTCTGTTGACTATGACTACCTTGTAATTGCTACTGGAGCTCAGTCTAACACCTTTAACATACCCGGAGTGGAGGAGAACTGTCATTTTCTGAAAGTATGTTCTCTTGGCTCTTAATTCCTTTTCCTGCTCTACTTGGTATGCATTGATAGTTTAAAGCTGAAAAGCATGTGAAAGTAGAGTGATCATTTGTAGGATGTTAACTTTCTGTGGCTTTAATTGGTTTCATTATGTGCTTATAGGAGGTTGAAGATGCTCAGAGAATCCGTAAAACTGTAATTGATTCCTTTGAGAAGGCAAGTCTACCAGAACTAAGcgatgaagagagaaagagaatccTGCATTTTGTGGTTGTTGGTGGTGGGCCAACAGGTGTTGAGTTTGCCGCTGAGCTACATGATTTTGTTACTGAGGATCTAGTCAGTCTCTATCCTAGAGCCAAGGGTTCAGTGCGAATCACGCTTCTGGAGGCCGCAGACCACATCCTGACCATGTGAAATTTCTTTACTCTAAAATTTTTGATCAATCGTCTCCCTATAATTTTTGGTCAGACGATTAGAAGTTTCAGGTTTCCATAAAAACCTCGTTACTAATTCATGGAAAGCTTTTCTTTCACAGGTTTGACAAGAGAATCACTGAGTTTGCCGAAGAAAAGTTTAGCAGAGATGGAATTGATGTGAAACTTGGCTCGATGGTAACTAAAGTGAATGAGAAAGATATATCTGCTAAAACCAAAGGAGGAGAGGTTTCCTCGATTCCTTATGGAATGATTGTCTGGTCAACTGGTATTGGAACTCGTCCTGTGATAAAagattttatgaaacaaattgGTCAGGTAAAGTAATGCGCTTTAGATTTAAACTCACACTTTACAATTTTCAACATCTCCTAGCAAACAAATTTCAACAACTCGCTCTAAGAAATTGTCTTTGTAATTTCAGGGTAATAGACGAGCTCTGGCAACTGATGAATGGCTTCGCGTAGAAGGAACTGATAATATATATGCCCTTGGTGATTGCGCAACCATTAACCAGCGCAAAGTCATGGTAATTTGACGCTTCTATTGCTTCCCAAACTCTGGAATAATGTTTTTggattataaaacaaaattattagtGGTTTCTTGTTGCAGGAAGATGTTTCTGCTATTTTTAGCAAAGCAGACAAAGACAAGTCTGGGACACTGACTCTCAAAGAGTTCCAAGAAGCAATGGATGACATTTGTGTTAGATACCCTCAAGTGGAGCTCTACTTGAAGAGTAAACGTATGCGTGGCATTGCAGATCTTCTTAAAGAAGCCGAAACTGATGATGTATCTAAGAATAACATTGAACTGAAGATCGAAGAGTTCAAATCGGCTCTATCTCAGGTTGACTCACAAGTGAAGTTTCTTCCAGCTACTGCACAGGTAATTCGGTGGAAGTTTAGGAATTTAAGTCTTCGTTCATCTTCAATAAATCTCATTTTTGCTGGATTCTTATCAATTAGTTATATGTGGATTTTTAAGGTTGCTGCGCAGCAAGGTGCTTACCTAGCTAAATGCTTTGACCGTATGGAAGAGTGTGAGAAGAGTCCAGAAGGTCCCATTAGGATGAGAGGAGAAGGTCGTCACCGTTTCCGCCCCTTCAGGTTAGTCCTCCCTAAAAATTTGAACCAATATCTTTGTCTTATTGTTgattaaaccaaaccaaaactgtGACGTAGTAGATATAGTGTGTAAGCATTGATCCTTAATGTTACATAGTTTTTGAGAATATGGAAGTTGAGAGGAATTTCCAAAACTCTGTCTCAAGATACTACTGAGTCATGTGCATTGGACCATAAGGGTGTAGGAAAGATGGAGTTAATTCCTTATATTATTAGGTAagaatgaaaaagataaagaggACGTTAGGAAGCACATTTAGTGAGTTTATGTAGTTTAATcctaattttgatttggttggggttcagattatatatatatatatatatatatatatatatatatatatatattttttgttggtttagaaCCAACTTGAAACCGTCTTGATCCGTTTGGTACAAGTTTAATTtgaaggattttaaaagagatcAAAGTTTTTGACTGCCGAAATTGTGGTTTGAAGGTCCTTTGGATATagaaacacaataaaaaaattgtgaaatccGGTTTTGGTGTTTGGACTCAAATAATATTTGGGTATGGTTTGGTATGGTGACAGGTATAGGCATCTGGGACAATTTGCACCACTGGGAGGGGAGCAAACGGCAGCACAACTTCCAGGAGATTGGGTTTCTATTGGACACAGCAGCCAGTGGCTCTGGTACTCCGTCTACGCCAGGTTAAAATGCTTCCTTgttctgaaaattttaaaatgaaatccACAAAGgaatgttttcaatttttacttAAGGTAGAAAATGTTTGGATTTGGAACAGTAAGCAAGTGAGCTGGCGTACGAGAGTGCTTGTGGTTTCAGATTGGATGAGGCGTTTCATCTTTGGTAGAGATTCCAGTAGCATCTGATTTTCAACCTCCAAGGCTCCAATacacatatctctctctctcacgaGTTACACTAACTTTCTCATGaggaaaaagttttgattcactttaaaaaatggaaatcCAAATCGgcttttatattttgtaataaaataatgacCACAAGTAACGAGGAGAGATTGCCTCGTTTCGTTGGCCATATCGTTGCTGATCCCGAGGATTGtactctctgtttttctctgcAAATATTCTTCAGGTTGGCTTTTTACCTTTATatcctctttttttgtaagctttttcctcaaattttgtttagtacGATGACTAAAACtgagttttgttatttcttgctctctgtttttctccttCAATATCAtggtctttttttcttttcaaaatattggTATTTTTAATATCGTGGATTAgcttaaaatggttttaactTGTTATTTATTAAAGATATGGAGTGACTAAaaaattttcaattgttttatttatattaaagtGGCtaggaaaacagagaaattacATAATCAATTGTTGAAAAGTTGAATTTGAAAAAGTGAATCTAGAATAagacttgtttttttaagtgtCGTCAACATCTGTGACGCTGATAATATCAGCGAAACCAACTTTCTTGCGAAGCCGGACAACTAAACATGCGGCGTCGACACCTTCTCCGATCACCACCactttgtctttctcttctccttctattCCCACAAACGTCACTCCTGCTCCGTTATTTAAACATGAGAATATGAGATCATTCCATCAAGCGAATTAGAACGAATATAATTTGCTATCCATAGCATCAGTGCCGGCTCTAGGGGGGTGCCAGAGGAGCAAAAGCACAGGgtcattaaatttttttccaattttactTGAGGTTTTAGGGTCCAAAATTTTcagtaattaaaaaacagtATTAACTAAAGCCAATTTCTATAAATCAGCACAAGGTCTTTAAGAAGTTTGAGCCGGCCCTGCATAGCATAGTCAAATGCCG includes:
- the NDB2 gene encoding NAD(P)H dehydrogenase B2 (NAD(P)H dehydrogenase B2 (NDB2); FUNCTIONS IN: disulfide oxidoreductase activity, oxidoreductase activity, FAD binding; INVOLVED IN: oxidation reduction; LOCATED IN: mitochondrion, extrinsic to mitochondrial inner membrane; EXPRESSED IN: 26 plant structures; EXPRESSED DURING: 15 growth stages; CONTAINS InterPro DOMAIN/s: FAD-dependent pyridine nucleotide-disulphide oxidoreductase (InterPro:IPR013027), EF-Hand 1, calcium-binding site (InterPro:IPR018247), Pyridine nucleotide-disulphide oxidoreductase, NAD-binding region (InterPro:IPR001327), EF-HAND 2 (InterPro:IPR018249); BEST Arabidopsis thaliana protein match is: NAD(P)H dehydrogenase B3 (TAIR:AT4G21490.1); Has 30201 Blast hits to 17322 proteins in 780 species: Archae - 12; Bacteria - 1396; Metazoa - 17338; Fungi - 3422; Plants - 5037; Viruses - 0; Other Eukaryotes - 2996 (source: NCBI BLink).), encoding MRNFSVFERFSKAFKDHPSLTRILVVSTISGGGLIAYSEANASYGANGGAVVETGTKKKKVVLLGTGWAGTSFLKNLNNSQYEVQIISPRNYFAFTPLLPSVTCGTVEARSVVEPIRNIGRKNVDTSYLEAECFKIDPASKKVYCRSKQGLSSNGKKEFSVDYDYLVIATGAQSNTFNIPGVEENCHFLKEVEDAQRIRKTVIDSFEKASLPELSDEERKRILHFVVVGGGPTGVEFAAELHDFVTEDLVSLYPRAKGSVRITLLEAADHILTMFDKRITEFAEEKFSRDGIDVKLGSMVTKVNEKDISAKTKGGEVSSIPYGMIVWSTGIGTRPVIKDFMKQIGQGNRRALATDEWLRVEGTDNIYALGDCATINQRKVMEDVSAIFSKADKDKSGTLTLKEFQEAMDDICVRYPQVELYLKSKRMRGIADLLKEAETDDVSKNNIELKIEEFKSALSQVDSQVKFLPATAQVAAQQGAYLAKCFDRMEECEKSPEGPIRMRGEGRHRFRPFRYRHLGQFAPLGGEQTAAQLPGDWVSIGHSSQWLWYSVYASKQVSWRTRVLVVSDWMRRFIFGRDSSSI
- the NDB2 gene encoding NAD(P)H dehydrogenase B2 (NAD(P)H dehydrogenase B2 (NDB2); FUNCTIONS IN: disulfide oxidoreductase activity, oxidoreductase activity, FAD binding, calcium ion binding; INVOLVED IN: oxidation reduction; LOCATED IN: mitochondrion, extrinsic to mitochondrial inner membrane; EXPRESSED IN: 25 plant structures; EXPRESSED DURING: 15 growth stages; CONTAINS InterPro DOMAIN/s: FAD-dependent pyridine nucleotide-disulphide oxidoreductase (InterPro:IPR013027), EF-Hand 1, calcium-binding site (InterPro:IPR018247), Pyridine nucleotide-disulphide oxidoreductase, NAD-binding region (InterPro:IPR001327), EF-HAND 2 (InterPro:IPR018249), Calcium-binding EF-hand (InterPro:IPR002048); BEST Arabidopsis thaliana protein match is: NAD(P)H dehydrogenase B3 (TAIR:AT4G21490.1).), giving the protein MRNFSVFERFSKAFKDHPSLTRILVVSTISGGGLIAYSEANASYGANGGAVVETGTKKKKVVLLGTGWAGTSFLKNLNNSQYEVQIISPRNYFAFTPLLPSVTCGTVEARSVVEPIRNIGRKNVDTSYLEAECFKIDPASKKVYCRSKQGLSSNGKKEFSVDYDYLVIATGAQSNTFNIPGVEENCHFLKEVEDAQRIRKTVIDSFEKASLPELSDEERKRILHFVVVGGGPTGVEFAAELHDFVTEDLVSLYPRAKGSVRITLLEAADHILTMFDKRITEFAEEKFSRDGIDVKLGSMVTKVNEKDISAKTKGGEVSSIPYGMIVWSTGIGTRPVIKDFMKQIGQGNRRALATDEWLRVEGTDNIYALGDCATINQRKVMEDVSAIFSKADKDKSGTLTLKEFQEAMDDICVRYPQVELYLKSKRMRGIADLLKEAETDDVSKNNIELKIEEFKSALSQVDSQVKFLPATAQVAAQQGAYLAKCFDRMEECEKSPEGPIRMRGEGRHRFRPFRIWKLRGISKTLSQDTTESCALDHKGVGKMELIPYIIRYRHLGQFAPLGGEQTAAQLPGDWVSIGHSSQWLWYSVYASKQVSWRTRVLVVSDWMRRFIFGRDSSSI
- a CDS encoding uncharacterized protein (unknown protein; FUNCTIONS IN: molecular_function unknown; INVOLVED IN: biological_process unknown; LOCATED IN: endomembrane system; BEST Arabidopsis thaliana protein match is: unknown protein (TAIR:AT4G21500.1); Has 30201 Blast hits to 17322 proteins in 780 species: Archae - 12; Bacteria - 1396; Metazoa - 17338; Fungi - 3422; Plants - 5037; Viruses - 0; Other Eukaryotes - 2996 (source: NCBI BLink).) gives rise to the protein MEETGKIPWTIFFSHPLFSCFISLYTIFLLYFPQDSLRILISHVPLLIGAFLISCLHLGSTRKSIARPGSNEDSIGPELKTGLGLNPDFMEWNFKLGAPLEVIHKEEEEQSMTGVKDPTRFVMIKRFPSLSMFNPESDSELDRDFPVMSENDPTRFVRLERSIKPESDMDYDSELDNNLVIDVKDRTRFVKVEIFPSLSIFKPDSNSGSPEKLRCIYEIKTETLFVVLYSWRTIF
- a CDS encoding Copper transport protein family, yielding MAKKILMSVSMRCDKCRSEALKIGAKTTGVTFVGIEGEEKDKVVVIGEGVDAACLVVRLRKKVGFADIISVTDVDDT